The Tistrella mobilis genome window below encodes:
- a CDS encoding cation diffusion facilitator family transporter yields the protein MTARAGTRRTIHAALAGNLAIAVTKFAAALHTGSSAMLSEGVHSLVDTCNELLLLLGLSRSSRPPDEIHPLGYGRELYFWSFVVALLVFALGAGVSLYEGIRHVLAPEPAGNLTVSYVVLGLAFLFEGWSWRVALLEFRARKGDLGWLSAIRRSKDPTVFTVLLEDTAALLGIVIAAAGILAADLLKMPELDGAASIGIGLVLAATAVVLARESMGLLIGERAAPALQAAIIERAHADPVVGAVNGVVTVHLAPEQVVVALSAEFEDMTTTTAIEACIERLEAALTADHPQVVALYVKPQTPEAWRQQVARRSGEAEAGP from the coding sequence ATGACGGCGCGTGCCGGAACCAGACGGACGATCCATGCGGCACTCGCCGGCAATCTGGCGATCGCGGTGACGAAATTCGCCGCCGCACTTCATACCGGCAGCTCCGCCATGCTGAGCGAGGGGGTGCATTCGCTGGTCGATACCTGCAATGAACTGCTCCTCCTCCTCGGCCTCAGCCGATCGTCCCGGCCGCCGGACGAGATCCACCCGCTGGGCTATGGCCGCGAACTCTATTTCTGGAGCTTCGTGGTCGCGCTGCTGGTCTTTGCCCTGGGGGCGGGGGTCTCGCTTTATGAAGGCATCCGCCATGTACTGGCGCCGGAACCGGCCGGGAACCTGACCGTCAGCTATGTGGTGCTGGGGCTGGCCTTCCTTTTCGAAGGCTGGTCCTGGCGCGTGGCCCTGCTGGAGTTCCGCGCCCGGAAGGGCGATCTCGGCTGGCTGTCCGCGATAAGGCGCAGCAAGGATCCGACGGTGTTCACCGTATTGCTGGAAGACACCGCAGCCCTGCTTGGCATCGTCATCGCGGCTGCCGGCATCCTTGCCGCCGATCTGCTGAAGATGCCGGAGCTGGATGGTGCCGCCTCCATCGGCATCGGTCTGGTTCTGGCGGCGACCGCAGTTGTTCTGGCGCGGGAGAGCATGGGGCTGCTGATCGGGGAACGGGCTGCACCGGCGTTGCAGGCCGCGATCATCGAACGTGCCCATGCCGATCCCGTGGTCGGGGCGGTGAACGGCGTGGTCACCGTTCATCTGGCGCCGGAACAGGTGGTGGTGGCGCTGAGCGCCGAGTTCGAGGACATGACCACCACCACCGCCATCGAGGCCTGTATCGAACGGCTGGAGGCGGCGCTCACCGCAGACCATCCTCAGGTTGTGGCCCTCTATGTGAAGCCGCAGACGCCCGAGGCCTGGCGGCAGCAGGTGGCGCGGCGCAGCGGAGAGGCAGAGGCGGGGCCTTGA
- the alkB gene encoding DNA oxidative demethylase AlkB, protein MSANGLLFDDLPRGSAPGAFLLDGFALPIATELLQAVDTITAAAPFRHLLTPGGRRMSVAMTNCGRLGWVSDRRGYRYDPIDPESGHPWPEMPALFRDLADRAAVAAGFPGFRPDACLINLYTPGARLGMHQDRDEGDLTWPIVSVSLGLPAVFQFGGPSRKDPVTNMELVHGDVVVWGGAWRLAHHGVKELRDGFHPATGRRRINITFRHAGGGR, encoded by the coding sequence ATGTCCGCCAACGGCCTGCTCTTCGACGATCTGCCGCGGGGAAGCGCGCCGGGCGCGTTTCTGCTCGACGGCTTTGCCCTGCCGATTGCGACGGAGCTGTTGCAGGCGGTCGACACCATCACCGCAGCAGCGCCCTTCCGCCATCTGCTGACGCCGGGCGGCCGCCGGATGTCGGTGGCCATGACCAATTGCGGCCGGCTCGGCTGGGTCTCGGACCGGCGCGGCTATCGCTATGATCCGATCGACCCCGAGAGCGGCCACCCCTGGCCCGAGATGCCGGCACTCTTCCGCGACCTCGCCGACCGGGCTGCGGTGGCGGCGGGCTTTCCGGGCTTCCGGCCCGATGCCTGCCTGATCAATCTCTACACCCCCGGCGCCCGGCTCGGCATGCATCAGGACCGCGACGAGGGCGACCTGACCTGGCCGATCGTCTCGGTCTCGCTCGGCCTGCCGGCGGTGTTCCAGTTCGGCGGCCCGTCGCGCAAGGACCCCGTTACCAACATGGAACTGGTCCATGGCGATGTCGTGGTCTGGGGTGGTGCCTGGCGGCTCGCCCATCACGGGGTGAAGGAGCTGCGCGACGGGTTTCACCCGGCGACCGGTCGGCGACGGATCAACATCACCTTCCGGCACGCCGGCGGCGGGCGCTGA
- a CDS encoding membrane-bound PQQ-dependent dehydrogenase, glucose/quinate/shikimate family, which produces MSDGTVPAPERRRRPWALWILAAVLVLIGLVLAIGGCWLLALGGSAYYLPAGLGLIISGGLLAVRRWSGFWVYAAVFTATLLWAFWEVGMNGWALVPRLVGPLVLLLIMVALAPMLRPVRLHASGAVAGVVVLIVVAVLVGVVVVQSTPDRQLASLPPPGRLEMSDPSLRDTGADWPAYGGTYAARRWSPLDQITPANVEGLERAWVYHTRDLPSEAAEGSYGAETTPLKIDDMLYLCSAKNILIALDAESGEERWRHDPGVEDRFIPYTAACRGVSYYQVPDASAAEICATRIIEGTLDGRILAVDARTGAPCVGFGENGAVDIKQGMGPVVPGMVSITSPPVIVQGVIVTGHQVLDGQKRDAPSGVIQAYDAVTGELRWAWDMVRPDITGLPPEGETYTRGTPNMWTTASGDEELGLVYLPMGNSAVDYWSSDRSEAENRYSTSLVAIDVNTGRPAWSFQTVHKDVWDYDLGSQATLVDFPTGEGPVPALILPSKQGDMYVLDRRTGRPITGVEERPVPQGGVEPDERSATQPFSLYHTLRREDLTEAKMWGMSPIDQMICRIQYRQASYKGFYTPPATDTHWVEYPGYNGGSDWGGIAVDPSRGVIIANYNDMPNHNRLVPREEAERLGWAPRSEDRGEFGGQEGAGDPQMGAPYAINVNAGWRLPVTLLLCKEPPYGGIRAIDMETGETLWDRPFGQARTNGPFGIPSMLPVDIGTPNNGGAVVTAGGLVFIAAATDNLIRAIDIETGETVWSDVLPAGGQATPMTYEIDGRQYLVIMAGGHHFMETPIGDELIAYALPEG; this is translated from the coding sequence ATGTCCGACGGAACCGTTCCCGCCCCCGAACGGAGGCGTCGTCCCTGGGCGCTGTGGATCCTGGCCGCCGTGCTGGTACTGATCGGCCTGGTGCTCGCCATCGGCGGCTGCTGGCTGCTGGCGCTCGGCGGCTCGGCCTACTACCTGCCGGCCGGGCTTGGCCTGATCATCTCCGGCGGTCTGCTGGCCGTGCGGCGCTGGTCCGGCTTCTGGGTCTATGCGGCGGTTTTCACGGCCACTCTGCTCTGGGCCTTCTGGGAGGTCGGGATGAATGGCTGGGCACTGGTCCCGCGGCTGGTCGGGCCGCTGGTGCTGCTGCTGATCATGGTGGCGCTCGCCCCCATGCTCCGCCCGGTCCGCCTGCATGCGAGCGGTGCCGTGGCCGGCGTCGTGGTGCTGATCGTGGTGGCGGTGCTGGTTGGCGTCGTCGTGGTCCAGAGCACGCCCGACCGGCAGCTGGCCAGCCTGCCGCCTCCGGGCCGGTTGGAGATGAGTGATCCGTCATTGCGCGACACCGGGGCCGACTGGCCGGCCTATGGCGGCACCTATGCCGCCCGCCGCTGGTCGCCGCTCGACCAGATCACGCCTGCCAATGTCGAGGGGCTGGAACGGGCCTGGGTCTATCACACCCGCGACCTGCCGAGCGAAGCGGCCGAAGGGTCCTATGGCGCCGAGACCACGCCGCTCAAGATCGACGACATGCTCTATCTGTGCTCGGCCAAGAACATCCTGATCGCGCTCGATGCCGAGAGTGGCGAGGAGCGCTGGCGTCACGATCCGGGCGTCGAGGATCGCTTCATTCCCTATACCGCCGCCTGCCGTGGGGTCAGCTATTACCAGGTGCCTGACGCGTCGGCCGCAGAGATCTGCGCGACCCGGATCATCGAGGGGACGCTGGACGGCCGTATTCTGGCGGTGGATGCCCGCACGGGCGCGCCCTGCGTCGGCTTCGGCGAAAATGGCGCCGTCGACATCAAGCAGGGCATGGGGCCGGTGGTGCCGGGGATGGTATCGATCACCTCGCCGCCGGTGATCGTGCAGGGGGTGATCGTCACCGGCCACCAGGTGCTGGACGGCCAGAAGCGGGATGCCCCCTCGGGCGTGATACAGGCCTATGACGCCGTCACCGGCGAGCTGCGCTGGGCCTGGGACATGGTCCGCCCCGATATCACCGGCCTGCCGCCCGAGGGCGAGACCTATACCCGCGGCACCCCCAATATGTGGACCACGGCATCCGGTGACGAGGAGCTGGGGCTGGTCTATCTGCCGATGGGCAATTCGGCCGTCGATTACTGGAGCAGCGACCGATCGGAGGCGGAGAACCGCTATTCCACTTCGCTGGTCGCGATCGACGTCAACACCGGCCGCCCTGCCTGGTCGTTCCAGACCGTGCACAAGGATGTCTGGGATTACGACCTGGGCTCGCAGGCCACGCTGGTCGATTTTCCGACGGGCGAGGGACCGGTGCCGGCGTTGATCCTGCCCAGCAAGCAGGGCGACATGTATGTGCTCGACCGCCGTACCGGCCGGCCGATCACCGGTGTCGAGGAACGGCCGGTTCCGCAGGGCGGCGTAGAGCCCGACGAAAGGTCGGCCACCCAGCCTTTCTCGCTCTACCACACGCTGCGCCGCGAGGATCTGACCGAGGCGAAGATGTGGGGGATGTCGCCGATCGATCAGATGATCTGCCGCATCCAGTATCGTCAGGCGAGTTACAAGGGCTTCTACACCCCGCCTGCCACCGACACCCATTGGGTGGAGTATCCGGGCTATAACGGCGGGTCCGACTGGGGCGGCATCGCCGTGGATCCCAGCCGCGGGGTGATCATCGCCAATTACAACGACATGCCGAACCACAATCGCCTGGTCCCGCGTGAGGAGGCGGAACGGCTGGGCTGGGCGCCGCGGAGCGAGGATCGGGGCGAGTTCGGCGGCCAGGAAGGTGCCGGCGATCCGCAGATGGGCGCCCCCTACGCCATCAATGTCAATGCCGGCTGGCGGCTGCCGGTCACCCTGCTGCTCTGCAAGGAGCCACCCTATGGCGGTATCCGGGCGATCGACATGGAAACCGGCGAGACGCTGTGGGACCGGCCCTTCGGTCAGGCACGTACCAACGGCCCGTTCGGCATCCCTTCCATGCTGCCGGTCGACATCGGCACGCCCAATAACGGCGGCGCCGTGGTGACCGCAGGCGGGCTGGTGTTCATCGCCGCAGCCACCGACAACCTGATCCGGGCCATCGACATCGAGACCGGCGAAACGGTCTGGTCCGATGTGCTGCCGGCCGGCGGTCAGGCGACGCCGATGACCTACGAGATCGATGGCCGCCAGTATCTGGTGATCATGGCCGGCGGGCATCACTTCATGGAAACGCCGATCGGCGATGAACTGATCGCCTATGCGCTGCCCGAGGGCTGA
- a CDS encoding TIGR03915 family putative DNA repair protein: MRVALAGRGDFEEWRRAARALLMAGVPPEYVAWEPAGEAQLFDPPPPLPDPAPGAVAPGVPAGFLTLARSVICHADPVRFGLLYRLLWRLVQDRQLLGQRTDPDVVATARLEKAVRRDAHKMTAFVRFREAGPPGPTGRRRFVAWFEPDHYVVARTAPFFRGRFADMDWMILTPRGSAAFDGTTLTVSAEPATRPDLADETEALWLTYYAGIFNPARLKPRAMRAEMPVKYWANLPEAALIPELIAGAEARVRGMTETAGRPAPAFHHRLAARRVKTGARDGPSPGDLQPGPAQPMLADPMAAPGGPSHDKGGGPRGRS, translated from the coding sequence ATGCGGGTCGCATTGGCCGGACGGGGGGATTTCGAGGAATGGCGGCGGGCTGCACGGGCCCTGCTGATGGCCGGGGTGCCGCCCGAATATGTGGCCTGGGAACCGGCAGGCGAGGCGCAGCTGTTCGACCCGCCGCCGCCCCTTCCTGATCCGGCCCCCGGCGCCGTGGCACCGGGCGTACCGGCGGGGTTCCTCACCCTTGCCCGGTCGGTGATCTGCCATGCCGATCCGGTCCGTTTCGGGCTGCTCTACCGTCTGCTCTGGCGCCTGGTGCAGGATCGGCAGCTGCTTGGACAGCGCACCGATCCGGATGTCGTCGCAACGGCGAGGCTGGAGAAGGCGGTGCGACGCGATGCCCATAAGATGACCGCTTTCGTGCGGTTCCGCGAGGCGGGGCCACCGGGCCCGACCGGCCGGCGGCGCTTCGTCGCCTGGTTCGAGCCCGATCACTACGTCGTTGCCCGCACCGCCCCCTTCTTCCGGGGCCGCTTTGCCGATATGGACTGGATGATCCTGACGCCACGCGGCAGTGCCGCTTTCGACGGCACCACGCTGACGGTCTCGGCCGAACCCGCCACGCGCCCGGATCTGGCCGACGAAACCGAGGCGCTGTGGCTGACCTATTACGCCGGCATCTTCAATCCGGCCCGGCTGAAGCCCAGGGCGATGCGTGCGGAAATGCCGGTGAAGTACTGGGCGAACCTGCCCGAAGCCGCCCTGATCCCAGAGCTGATCGCCGGGGCGGAGGCGCGGGTGCGGGGCATGACCGAAACGGCCGGGCGCCCGGCACCGGCCTTTCATCACCGTCTTGCGGCCCGGCGGGTGAAGACGGGCGCGCGCGACGGCCCCTCACCGGGAGACTTGCAACCGGGACCGGCGCAGCCCATGCTTGCCGATCCCATGGCCGCCCCCGGCGGCCCCAGTCATGACAAGGGAGGCGGCCCCCGGGGCCGTTCGTGA
- the pyk gene encoding pyruvate kinase: MRRKRRAKIVATVGPASADPAMLEALFRAGVDTFRLNFSHGSHDDHARVHAAIRALEEKHHRPIGILQDLQGPKIRVGTIRDGRIEVTPGQALRFVLKGSDGGAEAIPLPHPEIFAAVLPGHHLLIDDGRVRLRVTGLGDDHIDAEVEIGGVISNRKGVNLPGTVLDMSPLTPKDRTDLAFGLELGVDWVALSFVQRPGDLLEARGLIGDRAGLVAKVEKPSALDHVDEIVALADAVMVARGDLGVEIPPEDVPGRQKELVRACRFAAKPVIVATQMLDSMVAAPTPTRAEASDVATAIYDGADAVMLSAESAAGQYPVEAVEMMDRIIRRTEQHKFYRSIVDASGPREETSAPHAVAAAAADLAVALGAPALVAFTSSGTTAARIARRRPAAQILATTPNLSVSRRLCLLWGAHSVLSEEIHSYEEMVEKATRTVREQELAGPADPVVVVAGIPFGQAGSTNNIRVVRADGN; encoded by the coding sequence ATGCGCCGCAAGCGTCGCGCCAAGATCGTCGCAACCGTCGGGCCCGCAAGTGCGGACCCGGCCATGCTCGAGGCGCTGTTCCGCGCCGGGGTGGATACCTTCCGGCTGAATTTCAGCCATGGCAGCCATGACGACCACGCCCGGGTCCATGCCGCCATCCGGGCGCTGGAAGAGAAGCATCACCGGCCTATCGGCATCCTGCAGGACCTTCAGGGCCCCAAGATCCGGGTCGGCACCATCCGTGACGGTCGGATCGAGGTGACACCGGGCCAGGCGCTGCGCTTCGTGCTGAAAGGCAGTGATGGCGGAGCTGAGGCGATTCCTCTGCCGCATCCCGAAATCTTTGCGGCGGTGCTGCCGGGCCATCATCTGCTGATCGATGACGGCCGGGTCCGGCTGCGGGTCACCGGCCTCGGTGACGACCACATCGATGCCGAGGTGGAGATCGGCGGCGTGATCTCCAACCGCAAGGGCGTGAACCTGCCCGGCACCGTGCTCGACATGTCGCCGCTGACGCCCAAGGACCGCACCGATCTGGCCTTCGGGCTGGAGCTGGGGGTCGACTGGGTGGCGCTCTCTTTCGTACAGCGGCCGGGCGATCTGCTGGAGGCGCGCGGGCTGATCGGCGATCGGGCAGGGCTGGTTGCCAAGGTCGAAAAGCCCTCGGCGCTGGACCATGTCGACGAGATCGTGGCGCTCGCCGATGCGGTGATGGTCGCCCGGGGCGATCTGGGTGTGGAGATTCCGCCCGAGGATGTGCCGGGCCGGCAGAAGGAGCTGGTGCGCGCCTGCCGCTTCGCCGCCAAGCCGGTGATCGTGGCGACGCAGATGCTCGATTCGATGGTCGCCGCTCCGACGCCGACCCGCGCCGAAGCGTCCGATGTGGCGACGGCGATCTATGACGGGGCGGATGCGGTGATGCTTTCGGCCGAATCGGCCGCCGGTCAGTATCCGGTCGAGGCGGTGGAGATGATGGACCGGATCATCCGTCGCACCGAGCAGCACAAATTCTATCGCAGCATCGTCGATGCCTCGGGCCCGCGGGAAGAAACCAGCGCGCCGCATGCGGTGGCCGCCGCCGCCGCGGATCTCGCCGTGGCGTTGGGGGCACCGGCGCTGGTCGCCTTCACCTCCAGCGGCACGACCGCGGCCCGTATCGCCCGCCGCCGTCCGGCCGCGCAGATCCTGGCGACCACCCCCAATCTGTCGGTCTCGCGCCGGCTCTGCCTGCTCTGGGGGGCGCATAGCGTGCTCTCGGAAGAGATCCATTCCTACGAGGAAATGGTGGAAAAGGCGACCCGCACGGTAAGGGAACAGGAACTGGCCGGCCCTGCCGATCCGGTGGTGGTTGTTGCCGGTATTCCCTTTGGTCAGGCGGGGTCGACCAACAACATCCGGGTGGTCCGCGCGGACGGAAACTGA
- a CDS encoding putative DNA modification/repair radical SAM protein, producing MKMSLKDRLAILSDAAKYDASCASSGGGRRDSAATGGLGSTTGMGICHAYAPDGRCISLLKILLTNFCIYDCAYCINRSSSNVARARFTPEEVVWLTLEFYRRNYIEGLFLSSGIIRSPDHTMAELVRVARELRLTHGFRGYIHLKTIPDAAPELIAEAGLFADRLSINVELPTERGLAELAPEKRPREIRQAMGEIRSRIEEGAEPTLRTRKRRRFSPAGQSTQMIVGACETSDAEILGTAGGLYDAYGLRRVYYSAFSPIPEASRRLPPVRPPLEREHRLYQADWLFRFYGFAPGEITAGRPDGMLDLEIDPKLAWALANRQLFPVDVNQAPREMLLRVPGFGVKTVGAILSARRHRRLGLDDLGRLRVSLPKVKPFVTARGWTPLRLIDREDLRTLVAPPAQLALF from the coding sequence ATGAAGATGTCGCTGAAAGACCGCCTGGCCATTCTGTCCGACGCCGCCAAATACGATGCCTCCTGCGCATCGAGTGGCGGCGGCCGGCGCGATTCCGCGGCGACGGGCGGCCTCGGTTCCACCACCGGAATGGGAATCTGCCATGCCTATGCGCCGGATGGGCGCTGCATTTCCCTGCTCAAGATCCTGCTGACCAATTTCTGCATCTATGACTGCGCCTATTGCATCAACCGCTCCTCCAGCAATGTCGCCCGGGCGCGGTTCACGCCCGAAGAGGTGGTCTGGCTGACGCTGGAATTCTATCGGCGCAACTACATCGAAGGGCTGTTCCTGTCGTCGGGCATCATCCGCTCCCCCGATCACACCATGGCCGAGCTGGTTCGGGTGGCGCGTGAGCTGAGGCTGACCCACGGCTTCCGGGGCTACATCCATCTGAAGACCATCCCAGATGCCGCGCCGGAGCTGATTGCGGAGGCAGGGCTGTTCGCCGACCGGCTGTCGATCAATGTCGAACTGCCGACAGAGCGCGGCCTGGCCGAGCTGGCGCCCGAGAAACGGCCGCGGGAGATCCGCCAGGCGATGGGTGAGATCCGGTCCCGGATCGAAGAGGGGGCCGAGCCGACCCTGCGCACCCGCAAGCGGCGCCGTTTCTCCCCCGCCGGCCAGTCGACCCAGATGATCGTCGGTGCCTGCGAGACCAGCGATGCGGAGATTCTGGGCACGGCCGGGGGCCTCTACGATGCCTATGGGCTGCGGCGGGTCTACTACTCGGCCTTCAGCCCGATCCCCGAGGCGTCGCGCCGGCTGCCGCCGGTCCGTCCGCCACTGGAACGGGAGCATCGGCTCTATCAGGCCGACTGGCTGTTCCGTTTCTATGGTTTCGCGCCGGGGGAGATCACTGCCGGCCGGCCGGATGGCATGCTGGATCTGGAGATCGATCCCAAGCTCGCCTGGGCGCTGGCCAACCGCCAGCTCTTCCCGGTCGATGTCAACCAGGCCCCGCGGGAGATGCTGCTCCGGGTACCGGGCTTCGGCGTGAAGACGGTGGGCGCGATCCTCTCCGCCCGGCGCCATCGCCGGCTGGGGCTCGATGATCTGGGGCGGTTGCGCGTGTCGCTCCCCAAGGTGAAACCCTTCGTCACCGCCCGGGGCTGGACGCCGCTCAGGCTGATCGATCGCGAGGATCTGCGGACGCTGGTGGCGCCACCGGCACAGCTGGCGTTGTTCTGA
- a CDS encoding DUF2218 domain-containing protein: MPRSEARVATRLGQRYMTLLCRHFRHKVPAEVTGDTARADFPWGAIAEMAATPEQLRVTCTAGSPADLVRTQDVIAIHLARFAFRDRPEISWQPLAD; encoded by the coding sequence ATGCCCCGTTCCGAAGCCCGCGTGGCCACCCGGCTCGGCCAGCGCTACATGACCCTGCTCTGCCGGCATTTCCGCCACAAAGTGCCGGCAGAGGTCACCGGCGACACCGCCCGTGCCGATTTCCCCTGGGGGGCGATTGCCGAGATGGCGGCAACCCCCGAGCAGTTGCGGGTGACCTGCACGGCCGGCAGCCCGGCGGATCTTGTCCGTACCCAGGACGTGATCGCCATCCACCTCGCCCGCTTCGCCTTCCGCGACAGGCCGGAAATCAGCTGGCAACCGCTCGCCGACTGA
- a CDS encoding 2OG-Fe(II) oxygenase — MQHDPTARLNATDWTAIAAALDAGGQALLPGLLDEPTCTELAGLYERAEGFRSEVIMARHGFGQGRYKYFARPLPKVVASLREAAWPHLVPIAHGWHQRMGLDVRFPDTHSDFIARCHQAGQMRPTPLLLDYGPGDYNCLHQDLYGEHVFPLQIAVLLSAPGRDFTGGEFVLTEQRPRMQSRPEVVPLGQGDAVIFAVNQRPVRGSRGDYRVTMRHGVATVRSGRRRTLGIIFHDAA; from the coding sequence ATGCAGCATGATCCCACAGCCCGGTTGAACGCGACCGACTGGACGGCCATTGCCGCCGCGCTGGATGCAGGCGGCCAGGCACTGCTGCCGGGGCTGCTCGACGAGCCGACCTGCACGGAGCTGGCCGGGCTCTATGAGCGGGCAGAGGGCTTCCGTTCTGAGGTGATCATGGCCCGGCACGGTTTCGGGCAGGGCCGCTACAAATATTTCGCCCGCCCGCTGCCGAAAGTGGTCGCCTCCCTGCGTGAGGCGGCCTGGCCGCATCTTGTGCCCATCGCCCATGGCTGGCACCAGCGGATGGGCCTGGATGTCCGCTTCCCCGACACCCACAGCGATTTCATCGCCCGCTGTCACCAGGCCGGTCAGATGCGGCCGACGCCGCTGCTGCTCGATTACGGCCCCGGGGACTACAACTGTCTGCACCAGGATCTCTATGGGGAGCACGTCTTCCCATTGCAGATCGCGGTTCTGCTCTCTGCACCCGGCCGGGACTTCACCGGCGGCGAGTTCGTGCTGACCGAACAGCGCCCGCGCATGCAGTCACGGCCCGAGGTGGTGCCTCTGGGGCAGGGCGATGCGGTCATCTTCGCGGTCAACCAGCGGCCGGTCAGGGGCTCGCGCGGCGATTATCGCGTCACGATGCGCCATGGTGTGGCAACCGTGCGCAGCGGCCGGCGGCGGACGCTGGGCATCATCTTCCACGATGCCGCCTGA
- the nadA gene encoding quinolinate synthase NadA: protein MTAFQPAVPMPAPLRHLMPEIEWAVHAEEVAAIRRLKRERDAVILAHNYQTPEIFHGVADIVGDSLALAREAVATDAAVIVLAGVHFMAETAKILNPDRTVLIPDDMAGCSLADSITAADVAALRIRHPGVPVVTYVNTSAEVKAASDICCTSGNALKVVESLGVPEVIMIPDGYLARNIAARTSVRIITWDGACEVHERFTPDDIRRMRAEHAGVTVVAHPECPPEVVAEADFAGSTAEMIDFVARRRPPRVALITECSMSDNVAAGFPEISFVKPCNMCPHMKRITLPGIRHALETMSHEVTVPADIAHGARRAVERMLSIR from the coding sequence ATGACCGCCTTCCAGCCCGCCGTGCCCATGCCGGCCCCGCTCCGCCATCTGATGCCCGAGATCGAATGGGCCGTCCATGCCGAGGAGGTGGCGGCAATCCGCCGGCTCAAGCGCGAGCGCGATGCCGTGATCCTGGCCCATAACTACCAGACGCCCGAGATCTTCCACGGCGTCGCCGATATCGTGGGTGACAGCCTGGCCCTGGCGCGCGAGGCCGTGGCGACCGATGCCGCGGTGATCGTTCTGGCCGGGGTACACTTCATGGCCGAGACCGCCAAGATCCTGAATCCGGATCGTACGGTGCTGATCCCCGACGACATGGCCGGCTGTTCGCTGGCCGATTCGATCACCGCCGCCGACGTGGCGGCACTGCGGATCCGCCATCCGGGCGTACCGGTGGTGACCTATGTGAACACCTCGGCCGAGGTGAAGGCGGCGTCCGACATCTGCTGCACCTCGGGCAATGCGCTGAAGGTGGTCGAAAGCCTGGGCGTGCCCGAGGTGATCATGATTCCCGACGGCTATCTGGCACGAAACATCGCCGCCCGGACCTCCGTGCGGATCATCACCTGGGACGGCGCCTGCGAGGTGCATGAGCGCTTCACCCCCGACGACATCCGCCGGATGCGTGCCGAACATGCGGGCGTCACTGTGGTCGCCCATCCCGAATGCCCGCCCGAGGTGGTCGCCGAGGCGGATTTTGCCGGCTCGACGGCCGAGATGATCGATTTCGTCGCCCGCCGGCGCCCGCCGCGCGTGGCGCTGATCACCGAGTGCTCGATGAGCGACAACGTCGCCGCCGGCTTCCCCGAAATCTCGTTCGTGAAGCCCTGCAACATGTGCCCGCACATGAAGCGCATCACCCTCCCCGGCATCCGGCATGCGTTGGAAACCATGAGCCACGAGGTGACCGTACCCGCCGACATCGCCCATGGCGCACGCCGGGCGGTCGAGCGCATGCTCAGCATCCGGTGA